In Phragmites australis chromosome 16, lpPhrAust1.1, whole genome shotgun sequence, one DNA window encodes the following:
- the LOC133896209 gene encoding uncharacterized protein LOC133896209, with the protein MGMREKKRNQRRVLARRTAAPRPGEGKDFLPLEGGPGKRIRKEQPEEPENTATVLYIGHIPHGFYEEQMQGFFQQFGTVKRLRIARNRKTGKSKHYAFIEFENPDVAKVVADEINNYLLFEHTLQIALVPPEKVHPKLWKGVRRGFIPIDRVAIERKRHNKDKTIEEHRKMVEGIVKRDEKRRKRIKAAGIDYECPALVGCIQPSAKKIKFDED; encoded by the exons ATGGGGATGAGGGAGAAGAAGCGGAACCAGAGGCGCGTGCTCGCGCGGCGCACTGCGGCACCACGCCCCGGGGAGGGCAAGGACTTCCTG CCGCTTGAAGGAGGGCCGGGGAAGAGGATCCGGAAGGAGCAGCCCGAGGAGCCGGAGAACACCGCTACCGTCCTCTACATCGGGCACATCCCCCACGGCTTCTACGAGGAACAGATGCAAG GATTCTTTCAGCAGTTTGGGACTGTTAAGAGGCTTAGGATTGCCCGGAACCGCAAG ACAGGAAAGTCCAAGCATTATGCATTCATCGAGTTTGAGAACCCTGAT GTGGCGAAAGTTGTGGCTGATGAGATAAACAACTACCTCTTGTTTGAGCACACTTTGCAGATTGCACTTGTTCCTCCGGAGAAAGTTCATCCAAAATT ATGGAAAGGGGTGCGACGTGGATTTATTCCAATCGATCGGGTAGCAATTGAACGGAAGAGACACAACAAG GATAAAACTATAGAGGAGCACAGAAAGATGGTTGAAGGAATTGTAAAACGAGATGAGAAGCGTCGCAAAAGAATCAAGGCTGCTGGTATTGATTATGAGTGTCCAGCCCTT GTCGGGTGCATTCAGCCTTCTGCCAAGAAGATCAAGTTTGATGAGgattag